One window of the Archaeoglobus sulfaticallidus PM70-1 genome contains the following:
- a CDS encoding DNA polymerase sliding clamp — translation MEVECTVQVDVVKVVFKGLNALITEARFRFREDGLKIRAVDPANVAMVLVDIPDDSFEAYSIDEDEVVVGVDVNRVYDFVKGIKNGEMIDIAVDDERLVLTNRSVSYELSLIAPDAIRKEPRVPQIDLPARIVMDAEELKKFVNLADKFADHVVFRADEDGFYIEAEGDVDGLKLEMGDADLVEFNQQKAKSMFSLEYLKEFVKIASKGDLLTIRLGTDYPVWLAFELCEGKCKVEYILAPRIEAE, via the coding sequence TTGGAGGTTGAATGTACGGTTCAGGTAGATGTGGTTAAGGTCGTGTTCAAGGGGCTCAATGCACTCATCACCGAAGCCAGATTTAGATTTAGGGAGGATGGGCTGAAAATCAGGGCCGTTGATCCGGCGAATGTTGCAATGGTTCTCGTCGATATTCCTGATGACTCATTCGAGGCGTACAGCATTGATGAGGATGAAGTGGTCGTCGGTGTGGATGTAAACAGGGTATATGACTTCGTGAAGGGCATCAAAAACGGTGAGATGATTGACATTGCTGTTGACGATGAGAGGCTCGTGCTCACGAACAGGAGCGTTTCATACGAGCTCTCATTGATCGCACCAGACGCAATCAGGAAGGAGCCCAGAGTACCTCAGATAGACCTGCCAGCCAGGATCGTGATGGATGCCGAGGAGCTCAAGAAATTCGTCAATCTCGCGGACAAATTCGCCGACCATGTTGTGTTCAGGGCTGATGAGGATGGCTTTTACATTGAAGCCGAGGGGGATGTTGACGGCTTAAAGCTTGAAATGGGTGATGCGGATCTCGTAGAATTCAACCAGCAAAAAGCAAAGAGCATGTTCTCCCTTGAATACCTGAAGGAGTTTGTCAAGATCGCCTCGAAGGGGGATCTTCTGACGATCAGGCTCGGCACCGATTATCCCGTCTGGCTGGCATTTGAGCTCTGCGAGGGGAAGTGCAAGGTCGAGTACATACTTGCTCCGAGAATCGAGGCGGAGTGA
- a CDS encoding terminase large subunit domain-containing protein, with amino-acid sequence MNELISELGKDRKKLKQAIRDPVLFTQIFLNHEPHEAQKQILRDRHQFKTIVAGRRFGKTKAMAFSTIHYAITHPGSIQFILAPSYNQANIMFWEITTLLSKSILVHLVERVYKTPFSKIIFKNGSEIHARSTTKPEYLRGHKAHRVILDEAAYIPDDVISQVVEPMLADYNGSWIKIGTPFGKNHFYDTYLKGQSEGFPDYSSYRFPSTANPHISHEFIEKKKREYGENSIIFRTEYLAEFIEDQNAVFKWADIQKNIAGIQLIDKGISGRRYVIGVDLAKYMDYTVIVVLDVTEKPYRLIYFERYNRRPYAETIFRIKDLHKRFNLARVLIDSSGVGDPVLEDLQGIGAEGYVFTSKSKVQLINRLVAAMENGEVKYPYIEDLIKELQFFEYQLTRTGIKMGARQGFNDDCVIALALAVWIAEQHSHKVLRRVYGATG; translated from the coding sequence ATGAATGAGCTCATTTCCGAGCTCGGGAAAGACAGGAAGAAGCTCAAGCAGGCTATCAGGGATCCCGTGCTGTTCACCCAGATTTTCCTCAACCACGAGCCACACGAGGCTCAGAAGCAGATTCTCCGCGACAGACATCAGTTCAAAACTATCGTGGCTGGCAGAAGATTTGGCAAAACAAAAGCAATGGCCTTCTCAACCATTCACTACGCAATAACTCACCCTGGATCCATTCAGTTCATTCTTGCTCCATCATACAATCAGGCCAACATCATGTTCTGGGAAATCACAACCCTGCTATCAAAATCGATCCTGGTCCACTTGGTTGAGAGGGTGTACAAGACTCCCTTCAGCAAGATCATATTCAAGAACGGTAGCGAGATCCATGCCCGCTCAACCACGAAGCCAGAATACCTCAGAGGGCACAAAGCCCACAGAGTGATCCTCGACGAAGCTGCTTACATCCCGGATGATGTTATCAGCCAGGTTGTCGAGCCAATGCTTGCTGATTACAATGGATCCTGGATCAAGATCGGCACACCATTCGGGAAGAACCACTTTTATGACACTTATTTGAAGGGGCAGAGTGAGGGGTTCCCGGACTACTCAAGCTATCGTTTCCCTTCAACAGCAAACCCACACATCAGCCATGAGTTCATCGAGAAAAAGAAGCGCGAGTACGGAGAGAACTCAATAATCTTTCGAACGGAGTACTTGGCTGAATTCATAGAGGACCAGAATGCAGTCTTCAAGTGGGCAGACATTCAAAAGAACATCGCAGGAATTCAGCTTATTGACAAAGGGATCAGCGGCAGAAGGTACGTAATCGGGGTTGATTTAGCAAAGTACATGGACTACACGGTCATCGTTGTGCTCGATGTAACAGAGAAGCCGTACAGGCTGATCTACTTCGAGAGGTATAATCGCCGCCCTTATGCTGAGACTATTTTCAGGATTAAAGACCTGCACAAGCGTTTCAACCTCGCAAGAGTGCTCATCGATAGTTCAGGAGTTGGTGATCCTGTTCTTGAGGATTTGCAGGGGATAGGAGCCGAAGGCTACGTGTTCACATCGAAATCCAAGGTCCAGCTGATTAATAGACTCGTGGCAGCGATGGAGAATGGGGAAGTGAAGTATCCTTACATCGAGGACCTCATCAAAGAGCTGCAATTCTTCGAGTACCAGCTGACGAGAACCGGAATAAAGATGGGGGCTCGCCAGGGCTTTAACGATGATTGCGTTATTGCCCTCGCTCTTGCAGTTTGGATTGCTGAACAGCACTCTCACAAGGTCCTCAGGCGAGTTTACGGGGCTACTGGCTAA
- a CDS encoding phage major capsid protein yields the protein MPVTTTDLGTGVMNRQQANRFIQMVQEQAVLLKKCRVLPVNHPKGQIDKIGVASRILRSPAEGETVTSEASVTIGSVNYDTVKVMLKYGITNEAIEDNIERENLANTIAKIMAQQFSVDLEDLAINADTATDAANPDYDFLKIDDGWIKQGATGTHTYDHGGATINKDLFSQLIRTLPNKYRRPGLVWIMSPDQLEAFKDYLTNRATAAGDALLISDKEVMPRGFPVITPPKWPDDQVWLTIPQNLIVVIQRNITVRKTTSSDEVIDKDLYAKYAMTARVDFIIEEKDAIARAINIAAP from the coding sequence ATGCCTGTAACAACTACTGATTTGGGAACTGGAGTAATGAATAGACAGCAAGCCAACAGATTCATACAAATGGTCCAAGAGCAAGCAGTTTTACTCAAGAAGTGCAGAGTTCTTCCAGTTAACCATCCTAAGGGCCAAATTGACAAGATCGGTGTTGCCTCGAGGATCCTCAGGTCTCCAGCCGAGGGAGAGACTGTTACAAGCGAGGCAAGCGTTACGATCGGCAGCGTGAACTACGACACTGTCAAAGTAATGCTCAAGTACGGCATAACGAACGAAGCAATTGAAGACAACATCGAAAGAGAGAACCTCGCAAACACGATTGCAAAGATCATGGCCCAGCAATTCAGCGTCGATCTTGAGGACCTCGCCATAAATGCCGACACAGCAACCGATGCGGCAAATCCCGACTACGACTTCCTGAAGATCGATGATGGCTGGATAAAGCAGGGAGCAACTGGAACTCACACATACGATCACGGTGGAGCCACAATAAACAAGGATCTTTTCAGCCAGCTGATCAGGACTCTACCAAACAAGTACAGAAGGCCGGGGCTCGTGTGGATTATGAGTCCTGACCAGCTCGAGGCCTTCAAGGATTACCTTACAAACAGGGCTACAGCTGCAGGGGATGCATTGCTCATCAGCGACAAAGAAGTGATGCCGAGAGGCTTCCCTGTAATAACACCGCCAAAGTGGCCTGACGACCAGGTCTGGCTCACGATCCCGCAAAATCTCATTGTGGTCATCCAGAGGAACATAACTGTCAGAAAGACGACCTCGTCTGATGAGGTAATTGACAAAGACCTCTACGCAAAGTACGCTATGACGGCGAGGGTGGACTTCATAATAGAGGAGAAGGACGCGATTGCGAGAGCGATCAACATTGCAGCCCCTTAA
- a CDS encoding phage portal protein produces MLKKVLRKDTPQRKPITLKYASDKAVLVDKPIESSPGFDPRVNYDEYEYLYNISEDAQAHLETITYLVIGAGFQFIGDPRGVEKCEEFAKLVGLHDILENDVLTHLIFGNAYNFIVADDNDFGFTLQVVHPKRVKIVTDKYGKIEYYWYNYDATFTGEPKENEKFEPENVLHFRFRQFADNVYGLSLLHNVYNKLSLKNKIEATAAAMAHRDAHRLLWAKVEVSPEEEAINPKTGKAYAQEKIDAVNALLANRVKDNQDGTFTVSNNLVFDQSVELKDLSASHDFAGIAKILEHLQRQVDRALKVPKVFLGEAEGSNRATSYNQRRTFMLFIESIQRKFETEINRKLIPQITDADVKIKFNSPMREDYSDWVEQAVKLYQAGIVSTVEAREWVDLPPKPPDEGE; encoded by the coding sequence ATGTTAAAGAAAGTTCTCAGAAAAGACACCCCACAGCGCAAGCCAATCACGCTGAAGTATGCCTCCGACAAAGCAGTTTTAGTCGACAAACCCATCGAAAGTTCTCCTGGATTTGATCCACGTGTTAACTATGATGAATACGAATATCTCTACAACATCAGTGAAGACGCACAGGCCCACTTGGAAACAATCACGTACCTCGTTATTGGAGCTGGCTTCCAGTTCATTGGAGATCCCAGGGGTGTTGAGAAATGCGAGGAGTTTGCTAAGCTTGTTGGGCTCCACGACATCCTCGAGAACGATGTTCTGACTCATCTGATCTTTGGCAATGCATACAACTTCATAGTTGCAGATGACAACGATTTCGGCTTCACGCTACAAGTGGTCCACCCAAAGAGAGTTAAGATTGTTACAGACAAGTATGGTAAGATCGAATATTACTGGTACAATTATGATGCTACATTTACCGGAGAACCCAAGGAAAACGAGAAATTTGAGCCTGAAAATGTCCTCCACTTCAGATTCAGACAGTTTGCAGACAACGTCTACGGCTTAAGCTTACTTCACAATGTATACAACAAACTCTCATTAAAGAACAAGATCGAAGCAACAGCAGCTGCAATGGCCCACAGAGACGCTCACCGTCTGCTATGGGCCAAGGTTGAAGTAAGCCCTGAAGAAGAAGCAATCAACCCGAAAACTGGAAAAGCCTATGCACAGGAGAAGATCGATGCTGTAAATGCTTTACTTGCTAACAGAGTCAAAGACAATCAGGATGGAACCTTCACAGTCAGCAACAATCTCGTTTTTGATCAATCTGTTGAATTGAAAGATCTGTCAGCATCTCATGATTTCGCTGGTATTGCCAAGATCTTGGAACATTTGCAGAGGCAGGTTGATAGGGCATTGAAGGTTCCCAAGGTATTCCTTGGTGAAGCCGAAGGTAGTAACAGAGCTACATCCTACAATCAACGTAGAACCTTCATGCTCTTCATTGAATCCATACAGAGAAAATTCGAGACCGAGATCAACCGCAAGTTGATCCCACAAATAACCGATGCCGATGTAAAAATCAAGTTCAATTCTCCGATGAGAGAGGATTACAGCGATTGGGTGGAACAGGCTGTGAAGCTGTATCAGGCAGGGATAGTGTCGACAGTCGAGGCAAGAGAGTGGGTGGATCTGCCGCCAAAGCCACCTGATGAGGGGGAATAA
- a CDS encoding DUF6011 domain-containing protein, with translation MTVRCGICGKPLSNPDSVRKGIGPKCAQKLRSADFRSQMEERIQKLRLKAHREYNKNLKKYPILQEGEVRCKNCGRPVYYHPDDGCPGPFCCSPCCPYATISPCPREQKMGSLVDALAVANKQATLEV, from the coding sequence ATGACAGTCAGATGCGGCATCTGCGGAAAACCACTCTCAAACCCCGACAGCGTCCGCAAGGGAATCGGTCCCAAATGTGCACAGAAGCTCAGAAGTGCAGACTTCAGAAGCCAGATGGAGGAGAGAATCCAGAAACTACGACTCAAAGCTCACAGAGAATACAACAAGAACCTGAAGAAGTATCCAATCCTCCAGGAAGGCGAAGTTAGATGCAAGAACTGTGGCAGGCCCGTTTACTACCATCCCGACGATGGTTGCCCTGGACCGTTTTGCTGTTCTCCCTGCTGCCCATACGCAACGATTTCTCCATGCCCAAGAGAGCAGAAGATGGGTTCTCTCGTTGATGCTCTGGCTGTAGCAAATAAGCAAGCTACGCTGGAGGTCTGA
- a CDS encoding phage head morphogenesis protein, translating into MAEKDKLPMPATSPISKIRVIEYMRKLGKLPVSMKRKVLDFLETIDRIDDAEIEQIKNIIELEMGPEKAKPIVEEFTERFWKDGGDYASRQLKKLGITLEIPHEITLAIVDREILEQIKGLQLDLVKGLSEEIKKKIAYELREGWMLGESIPKLKNRIINVAEMGKRRAEMIARTESTRVFNRAAFERYSAVNIKKWRWLAAMDERTCPVCMSKHGKTFSGASQLPPHGSHVNCRCTIIPNILKT; encoded by the coding sequence ATGGCAGAGAAGGATAAGCTGCCGATGCCGGCAACGAGCCCGATCTCGAAGATAAGGGTCATCGAGTACATGAGAAAGCTCGGGAAACTGCCAGTTTCGATGAAGAGGAAAGTGCTTGATTTTCTTGAAACCATTGACAGGATCGACGACGCGGAGATAGAACAGATAAAGAACATAATCGAGCTTGAGATGGGTCCCGAGAAGGCAAAGCCGATAGTAGAGGAGTTCACTGAGAGGTTCTGGAAGGATGGGGGCGACTATGCATCAAGACAGCTGAAGAAACTTGGCATAACTCTCGAGATCCCACATGAGATAACGCTTGCGATCGTCGACAGGGAGATTCTCGAACAGATCAAGGGGCTGCAGCTCGATCTGGTCAAGGGACTGTCGGAAGAGATCAAGAAGAAGATAGCGTATGAGCTGAGGGAAGGGTGGATGCTCGGCGAGAGCATACCAAAGCTGAAGAACAGGATCATTAATGTTGCGGAGATGGGCAAGAGGAGGGCTGAGATGATCGCAAGGACAGAGAGCACAAGAGTCTTCAACAGGGCGGCATTCGAGAGATACTCCGCCGTGAACATAAAGAAATGGCGATGGCTCGCTGCGATGGACGAAAGGACCTGCCCCGTCTGCATGTCCAAGCACGGCAAGACATTCAGTGGTGCTTCGCAACTACCTCCACACGGTTCGCACGTAAACTGTAGATGTACGATAATTCCCAACATCCTAAAGACTTGA
- a CDS encoding HK97 family phage prohead protease, protein MELLIVKSLETREDEKNVFVEGYASAAVEDLDGEIISEEALQKVAKELTEEPYNKVFLDHAPMKFNANFEEKLPIGRIIEAEAKEVEGKLKLWMKLVLNKAHPYFEVVYKSIKEGFLNAFSIGFQVLQRKGRVITDLKVLEVSLVGIPANPEAVVEEVYEKMFGELEIRGVVPTHPWKYGKDEQSGWTKPNLSDFTSSSWEELDDEEKKNIAGHFAYAPKNPPDRYTDLKFPHHNPTKHPKPHAVNLGGVVAGFVRLSVARLPDNDKRKIYGHLAAHYRNDFGREPPDYKSVIDAGAVLKALHIDEEVFLKAIGPDVKSDAATEHSALKSLNYSKENMDEFEKRIKELEATNRELSEKVKELEAKISELESENARLKEENERLGNEVKQYVEREKAELIEKIKVLTDEVNEEELKVKDVVDLKEYYLTLLETRVIKAKSLPLKVKVGGEDSDEVSFKGVF, encoded by the coding sequence ATGGAACTGCTGATAGTCAAATCTCTCGAAACGAGAGAAGATGAGAAAAATGTTTTTGTCGAGGGCTACGCATCGGCTGCAGTTGAGGATCTCGATGGGGAGATAATCAGTGAGGAAGCACTGCAGAAGGTTGCCAAAGAGCTGACGGAAGAGCCATACAACAAGGTTTTCCTCGACCATGCTCCGATGAAGTTCAATGCGAACTTTGAGGAGAAACTACCAATCGGCAGGATTATTGAAGCCGAGGCTAAAGAGGTCGAGGGAAAGCTAAAGCTTTGGATGAAGCTTGTCCTGAACAAGGCCCATCCATACTTTGAGGTCGTTTACAAGTCGATCAAAGAGGGATTTCTGAACGCCTTCTCGATCGGTTTTCAGGTTTTACAACGCAAGGGGAGGGTTATTACAGATCTGAAGGTCCTTGAGGTCTCTCTGGTTGGAATCCCTGCCAATCCGGAAGCTGTTGTCGAAGAAGTGTACGAGAAAATGTTTGGTGAGCTGGAGATCAGGGGTGTCGTACCGACACATCCTTGGAAGTATGGGAAGGACGAACAAAGCGGATGGACGAAACCGAATCTTAGCGATTTCACATCCAGCTCATGGGAGGAACTTGATGACGAGGAAAAGAAAAACATCGCAGGGCACTTTGCTTATGCCCCCAAGAATCCACCAGATCGCTACACTGATCTGAAGTTTCCCCACCATAACCCCACAAAGCATCCAAAACCGCACGCTGTCAACTTGGGGGGTGTGGTAGCCGGATTCGTCAGGCTATCTGTTGCAAGGCTGCCGGATAACGATAAGCGCAAGATCTACGGTCACTTAGCCGCACATTACAGGAACGACTTCGGAAGAGAGCCGCCGGACTACAAGTCGGTCATTGATGCAGGTGCGGTGCTGAAAGCACTTCACATTGATGAGGAGGTTTTTCTTAAGGCAATCGGACCAGATGTGAAGTCAGATGCGGCTACCGAACATTCTGCTTTAAAAAGTCTAAATTACAGCAAGGAAAACATGGATGAGTTTGAGAAGAGAATTAAGGAACTTGAAGCGACGAACAGGGAGCTGTCAGAGAAGGTCAAGGAACTCGAAGCCAAAATCAGCGAGCTCGAGTCAGAGAACGCCAGACTCAAGGAAGAGAACGAGAGACTCGGCAACGAAGTGAAGCAGTACGTCGAAAGAGAGAAAGCTGAACTCATCGAGAAGATCAAGGTTCTAACAGATGAAGTCAACGAGGAGGAGCTTAAAGTTAAGGATGTTGTCGATCTCAAGGAATACTATCTAACTCTCCTCGAAACGAGGGTGATCAAGGCCAAGTCGCTGCCTCTGAAGGTTAAGGTTGGTGGAGAAGATTCTGATGAAGTTAGCTTTAAGGGGGTGTTCTAA